One Roseimaritima multifibrata DNA window includes the following coding sequences:
- a CDS encoding ferritin, with translation MSNQPVSDALNDQFSAELDSWYSYLSMSAWCAKEQLTGCAGWMRAQAQEEYTHAMKIYEFLLDRDVTVKFMQVNPPRDNFASIVEIFEWSLQQEKENTERIDALFQLAMEQRAFASLVELQWFVTEQVEEEKIARANLARIKMVAGDPAAILDFDNSLSERTLPMNTTPQ, from the coding sequence ATGTCCAACCAACCCGTTAGCGATGCACTCAATGATCAGTTCTCCGCGGAACTTGATTCTTGGTATTCCTACCTTTCGATGAGTGCATGGTGTGCAAAAGAACAATTGACTGGGTGTGCCGGTTGGATGCGAGCTCAGGCTCAGGAAGAGTACACCCACGCGATGAAGATTTACGAATTCCTGCTCGACCGAGACGTCACGGTCAAATTCATGCAGGTTAACCCGCCTCGTGACAACTTTGCGTCGATCGTGGAAATCTTTGAGTGGTCCCTGCAGCAAGAAAAGGAGAACACCGAGCGGATCGACGCACTTTTCCAGCTTGCCATGGAACAGCGAGCCTTTGCTTCGCTGGTCGAATTGCAATGGTTTGTCACCGAACAAGTCGAAGAGGAAAAAATCGCTCGCGCGAACCTGGCCAGGATCAAAATGGTCGCCGGAGACCCCGCAGCGATTCTCGATTTCGACAACAGCCTGTCAGAGCGAACGCTTCCGATGAACACCACCCCTCAGTAA
- a CDS encoding enolase C-terminal domain-like protein: MSLKSIKITGAEIIDLRIPTSDQMLGSDPFHKMPDYSSAVLHLKTDSGLKGVSIVFTVGAGTDWICHGIQDLCQLVIGADLESLTESPITLYQRLIDHHQLRWLHDGVFRMAAGAILNAVFDLWAKAVRKPMWKLLVDLEPEFVVDCIDWRNIQDALTPEEALEILQRNRPALGRRQSDMQVQGPKAYCTAGWLGLSDQQILETIQNLQKQGFDSFKLKVGRDSEQDVERIRFMRDAIGPDCNLMVDANQYWGLEEAKRHIKRYLPFGLKWIEEPIARDDVLGYVELAETFKSASFGMACGEHAASPVIFKQLLKSRAIKYCQIDAVRVAGVNDIMAIVLMAAKYEIPICPHGGGIALCNMISHYGMWDQIAVAGHSETQLVEYIDFLQDAVEQPVKIQDGCYVAPTAHGWGLEFHPEFIERHRFPNGEVWKDRAANRKGAAFEVALK, translated from the coding sequence GTGTCTTTGAAATCAATAAAGATTACTGGAGCCGAAATCATCGATCTTCGGATTCCAACTTCCGACCAAATGCTCGGCTCCGACCCTTTTCACAAAATGCCCGACTACTCGTCGGCGGTCCTGCACCTGAAAACCGATTCTGGCTTAAAGGGGGTATCGATTGTTTTCACCGTTGGTGCTGGGACCGACTGGATCTGTCATGGGATTCAAGATTTGTGCCAACTGGTGATCGGCGCGGATTTGGAATCGCTTACCGAATCCCCGATCACACTCTACCAACGATTGATCGACCATCATCAGCTCCGCTGGCTGCACGACGGAGTCTTTCGAATGGCTGCCGGGGCAATCCTGAATGCGGTATTTGATCTATGGGCCAAAGCGGTCCGAAAGCCGATGTGGAAGTTACTTGTCGATCTGGAACCTGAATTTGTGGTTGATTGTATCGACTGGAGAAACATCCAAGACGCCCTGACGCCCGAAGAAGCACTGGAAATTCTGCAGCGAAATCGACCAGCTTTAGGCCGGCGTCAAAGTGACATGCAGGTTCAAGGCCCCAAAGCCTACTGTACCGCCGGTTGGCTAGGACTTAGTGACCAGCAGATCCTGGAAACAATCCAGAACCTTCAGAAGCAAGGTTTCGATTCGTTCAAATTAAAGGTCGGCCGTGATTCCGAGCAGGACGTGGAACGGATTCGTTTCATGCGTGACGCCATCGGTCCAGATTGCAATCTGATGGTCGATGCAAATCAGTATTGGGGCCTGGAAGAAGCAAAGCGTCACATCAAACGCTACCTCCCCTTTGGACTTAAATGGATCGAGGAACCGATCGCCCGTGACGATGTTCTCGGCTATGTCGAATTAGCTGAGACTTTTAAGAGCGCAAGTTTTGGAATGGCATGTGGTGAACATGCAGCCTCCCCAGTGATCTTCAAGCAACTGCTTAAGAGCCGAGCCATTAAGTACTGTCAGATTGATGCCGTGCGAGTCGCCGGAGTCAACGACATTATGGCGATCGTGTTGATGGCTGCGAAATACGAGATCCCAATCTGTCCGCACGGAGGCGGGATTGCACTATGCAACATGATCAGCCACTACGGAATGTGGGATCAAATCGCTGTGGCAGGCCACTCTGAAACCCAACTGGTCGAATACATTGATTTTCTGCAAGACGCCGTCGAACAACCGGTCAAGATACAGGACGGTTGTTATGTCGCGCCAACGGCCCACGGTTGGGGACTAGAATTCCATCCCGAGTTTATCGAACGGCATCGATTCCCCAACGGAGAAGTCTGGAAGGATCGCGCCGCGAATCGCAAAGGAGCAGCCTTCGAGGTCGCTCTTAAGTAG